Genomic DNA from Salvia miltiorrhiza cultivar Shanhuang (shh) chromosome 1, IMPLAD_Smil_shh, whole genome shotgun sequence:
CAAGTTTTCTTTTTgatctgtcccacgaagcaagaccagtttctaaaaatggcGAAAACAATACTCCacccgtcccatgaagcatgacacacttcttttcggcacaagagttaagaaattggtattttgtgtgtgaAATGTGGTAGGtggaaaagtgaaaatgtgaataaaggataatttttttgccatttttagaaacgtgtcatgcttcgtgggacagaccaaaaagaaaactgtgtcacgcttcgtgggacggatggagtattttttattcacctttcactttttcacataccacacttaatacataaaatacaatttcttaattctcgtgtaaAAAAGAACTAGCTCTTGCTTCATGGGAGGTAGTAATTTGTTTTGTTGAAGAATGATAGAAGTGATATATTGAGAAATAAGCACAGGAATAAGCAATGGTTCGAAGGCCAACCATAAATACAATTTTGGAGGCTGCTCTACTCACACATGACATGAGAGCTCTGGTAATAATACGAATACGATACGCCAAAATATTGGTATTTGCGGGATATGTGCTTTATCTTAAAGAAAAACAAATTAGATTTTTAAAAACAAGCTTTTACTACAGCACCAAACTCAGACCGATCCGATTTGGGTACTTTTATGGCATTCATATATTCTCTTCACTTATTATTAATCTTAAAAAATTGTAATCTATCACGAAATAGCGGTTGTCACAGCGCGTGCGAATATGTACGTTTTCATATATACTCCTATTTTTCATAAATTCTTCATTATCACTGTATATAAatgaacaaaaaatattaaataatcagtTATATAAAATAAGCCACTGAGTAGTAAATTTCAAagcgaaaaaaaaaagtgatgtgTTGTAAAGCTGCAGAGAGCTCCATAAaactccctccctctctctctctctctccttctttgCGCTCCATTATTTTGACAGAAGTCTCTTCATAACACTGCTCCAGAAATCCATAGGATAGACCTCAAGCTGGCGTGATGGCCCATTGTCAGGTTCTCcactctctcacacacacatacacacacacacaaacacagagTCCACGTCGTTAATTTTGTTTTTACAGCAAATTTAATAGAAAGCAAAACAAAGAGCTTTCAAGTCCTCCAGCCCTCTGTTTCTGAACTCCCTTTGCAAGGTTCTATGTTTAAAAGCTCTCTACTCTGCATGTGTGTGTCAGTGcgtgtgttttgttttgttccttcttttcaattttttagcTTTTCAAGTATTTTTGGGAGAATACCAAAAAAGAACCCACTTTTACTTGAAAGACcccatattttattttctcgtattATATACACAAATGAGAGCCCCcttttgtatttaaaaataatgcATGTGGGTTCAATCTGATTCAGAAAAGAGCAGCAATGAATGGGTTCTAGACAGCAAGAATGGATAAGGGCtcatcttcctcctcctcctcttcttcctcaGCTGGGCCGGACTCGCTCAATGGGTTGAAGTTTGGCAAGAAAATCTACTTTGAGGGTGTGGGTTCTGGCCTGCAGCAGCCCAAGACCGGCGCCGCGCCGCCTCTGCCGCCGTCTCCGGCCAAGAAGGGGAGGACTGCGGCTGTGCAGGGCGCCCAGCCGCCTAGGTGTCAGGTGGAGGGGTGCAGAGTAGATCTGAGTGATGTTAAGGCTTACTATTCAAGGCACAAAGTATGTGGGATGCATTCCAAATCTCCCAACGTCATTGTTGCTGGCCTTGAACAAAGGTTTTGTCAGCAGTGCAGCAGgtcatctctctcgctctctctcctGATTAAACTACATACTGTGCAGAAAATGGGGAATTTGGGGCCTCTTTATTTGGTGCTTTATTATGTCTTTGGTTTCTTGTTTTAGAGGTGTTGTGTATTTCTTGATGTTGATTGGGCTTTGCCATTGAATGGTGCTTTCCTTTTCATTTCTTTGTCTGGACATGTGGTGTAGTTAATTCTGGTGTTGCTTTTGATGCTGATGTTTGAGGGCTCCAAATTGTATTGGAAAGTTCGAGACATGGCATTTATATTTGTGTCATTGTGTGTGTGAGGcagtttttgttcttttttggAGTAATCACTAATTGATGAATTACATGAAACACAAATATGGTGGATAAAAAAACATGTATTTGGTTAAGCTAATGGGATAGGGATGCACTAACCTTTCAAATGCATTTGTAACTCAATGTATATGCTCTCTTATTTCACTTTGGGTAAACTACAGTACATATAAACCTTCCAGTACATATAAACCTTCTACATCTAAATGATGGAAATTACCTCAACGATCGAAAGGTTCCAAAATGAGTTAACAACGTACCAGTACACAAAATAATTGGTTGCAAAAGTGTGATTTTTCATAAAGTATGTTGTAAATGTACGAAGGTAGGCTATTTAAACTATAGAAAGAAGAGTTCGAGGAACTTTGTTTGAATGCTGAGAgatgattttgattttgcattTGGCTTTGATATCTGTTTGCCTTATAAAATGATTTACAAGCATAGGGTATTTGTAGGTGATTCCCATCATGAATTTAGACTCTAGCACATGGTATCCAAAACCAAGAGTTTGGTTGTATTTTTCAAATACATGTATTCAACTTATAACACTTGTCAATTATAAATCTACTTGATTAAATTTGGTTCAATCCAACAGTAATAATTAAAGAAAGCTACTAGAGTTCCGTGGAAAAATGTTTTTGTCTTGAATGGAGGCTGTAAATCTATTGATGATTTAGTACTTCTTGTCCTATGCTTGAATAGAGGCAGCCATTTCCAGCTAATCAAGTTTTCTAAAGAAATTTGAAAATTCTAACTTGTAGCCAATTCTTTGTTGATATAATCCGATCGTCTAAGCTTTATTAGCATATAATATAGAAAGTTAGTCTTAATAGTTTCACATCTTATTTTTGTGAAATGATACGAGGTAGTTAGTTGTAACTTatgaaaatgtaaaaaaaaaaaagaaaagattatGCCAAAATGAGATCAAAGAGTGGTGCCTCTCTAAAACTTAGTTACAACATTCAATGTGGGGACAAAAAATTCTTGAGGGTGACATATTGAAAAAAGACACTCGGTGAATAATGTGTGTGGTTGCTATGAGTAGTGACATGAGGAATGTGGGGGATCCTTTTCGGATACTTGCTGGAGGCCATTCATTACAGTAGGTAAATCTGGCAGAAGCAAGTAATATTATTGGTGACATAAAAGAAGAGGCTAGTGTGATTAAATTTTCTGAGGCAAATGTTGAATGATATTTTGGCAACAGGCTGTGATTGGTTTGCATTAAACTTTGTACTGATTTTGTTGAGCCGAGTTAAAGAAGAGGATTCTTGAAAACCTGAATAGAGAGTTCTGGAACTTTCTATTCGAGTAGTGGTTCAGAAGTCGTTATGTAATCTTCGAGTCAAAAGTTGTGCAAATCATAGATATAATATCATAAAAGATTAAATATAACAGATAATAAGCTTAACTGTAACTGGGATTTGCTGATTCCAAGAGACAGATTGAAGAAATTGGTGAATTTGCAATTAGGCATCAGTTTCTCTAATCTATCTACCTGAGTTTCTGATGATGAATTACACAGGCCTTCAAATTTTGCTGTAATAATAATAGATTCTTGTTAGCCTTGTTCCAGATTTCATCAGTTATCCGAATTCGACCAAGGAAAGCGGAGTTGCCGGAGGCGCCTAGCCGGGCACAACGAGCGTAGGAGGAAGCCACCAGCGGGATCTTTGTTGTCTCCTCGCTATGGAAGCCTTTCTCCATCCATTTTTGGTTAGGCATCACTGAACTtaactcctctctctctctctctctcactcttgaATTTTAACTTTGTGTTGTCTTTCATGTGAGAAGACCGTAGCAAATCTGGAGGCTTTGTGATGGACTTCAGCACCTACCCGGCTCTCAACGGACGAGATTTGTGGCCAGATACATCGTCGGAACGAGTAATGGGAAATCAAGCTTCCATAACAGGAAAGTATCAGCTTCCACTGCACAGCAGCTCACAGAACCCTCTGTCTGATCTTCTGCAAGGTACAACACCTAGGCCCAGTTACTCTGGTCCCGGAGCATCCTCACACGGATGTTTCGACGGGGTCCCCGACTCCACCAACGCTCTCTCTCTTCTGTCAACTCAGTCCTGGGGCTCAAGAACCCGGTCCACCAGCCTCGGAGCAAGCAATTTTCTCGGCAACAATGGGGCGCCACCCATGGTTCAAccatccatcaatcatcatggTGCAGCCATTGCATTTGCATACAACCAGGCTCATGATGGTGGTCTGCACGAGATGCCTCCTGATCTTGGTCGCGGACAAACCACTCATGGTGCCAGCAACGAGTTCATTGGGGAGCTCGGCTTGGCTCAGCCAAACGAGGGGCACTTCCACGAGCTTGATCATTCAAGGGGGTATGACACCTCCCTCCAGCATATCAATTGGTCACTTTGAACTCGCACTGTGCGAACTCAGTCGAAGATCTCGTGTTTTTCAATAATCGGCGTACTTGTACAACATATGATGTTCTGTAGTGTTTGCTGCTTGTGCCCCTGTAGAAGACACATCCTTTTGTTTATCTATGGTATGACTATGAATAACTATTTGCTGTTTTTCTGGAAAGTAATTGTCTCAACTCTTTAATATCTGTTTCTGTTGGAACTGAACTTTAGCAATCGTGACAGAAATGGATGATTATATcgagcatttttttaaaacgaAATATGGTAAACTGCTGGAATTTTGATCATATGAACCCGAAGCTTTTATACAACAGATCGTTTTCTCTAGTAATTTCAGAATGGAATAGGTAAAATACACATGAGATAGACCATTTACTGATCTCACAGTAAGTAAAGCTCGAGCTCAATCTGGAAGTAGCGGATATCTTGGATGCGTCATCTCCTCTAGCTTTCCCATGCTCGACTGGCAGGAGTTCGCCCAGGAGCATCCGTTAAGCGATTCATGAAGCCACAAAATTATTGTAAGAATTCAGTGTAGGCCAAGTCTGAATTGGTGTCTGTAGGCCTTGAATCTAGTGGTCGTCTTCATTAATCCCAGGGCACTCTGATTCGAGGGCCTCCATTGTATCGTACTGAAAATGTTTAAGGTGAGCAAGTAAGATCAAGATGCAACTACAAAAAACCAGTATGTATATCCAAGTAAAGCAATTTTATTTACAGACATGGCAATCAATCACTGTTACTGCGATCTTATTTACCTGGCATCCACAGAAGAGACAGTATTTGAACTCGTTTCTTAGCTTCAGCAGTATATTTAACAAATCCTGCATCAAAGAAAGGATAAGATTAACCAACAAGATAATCCATGCTTAACCAAGGTGCAAGCTCATTAAGCATGGGATGATGGTATCAAGAGCAGAGTCACTTGGATCCATCTAGAACTAAATGCAGATACAAATTCCTGCATGATTTCCAAAATATACCATACCAGATAGCAATATTTTCGCGCACCATTTCAACTTTAGAGCTATAAGCCAATCACATCAGTCACAAGATTGATCAAGCCACACACAGAATTGAAAAATTTCAGAACTATTATACCTCTTCTGTAatttcttcctcctcctcctcctcttccccTTCCTTTTCCTCATCGTTCTCTTCCTTCTTCTCCACCACAACCTCTCTATTTTCTAGCTGCGCCAGAGTAGCATCTGCCTTTCGGAAGTTCACTATGACTCTCCTTCCCTTCCACCGCTCCTTCTGATGACTCCCGAAAATCTCCATCAACTCGCTCTCTTTCCTCTTATTCATCTCATACtttgctctctctctcctcatctTTGCTACCTCTGGATCTTCTGTACCGATTCCAGCTCGACCCCTTCTGATCTCCAGAGAAACCGGTTCAGCCCTCCCAGAGCCTTCCTTGCCCAATGCAGAGCCAGGAGTGTAGCCCATTTGTTTCAGCAGCTTGAAACCAATATTAGACTGTGGTATTGCAGAACCTGCATTTTCTAATGTTTGTTTATCCTCTTCGCTTTGCTTCCTTTTTCGGTCGAGCTTCCTCTGCTCCTGCCAGTTTTGGAATTTCGATTTCTTGCTCGACGAAGATTTCGACACTACAAGATTACTACTAGGCTCCTGTGAAAACAGTGAAAATTTTACTTGAATGCgaaaaatgaaacaaatttCATAACAGAACTTCAAATTAAGAAAACGAATCAATCCTCTAAATAAACACGAGCACCATAATCTCGAACTCGCGAAACTTACAAATTTAAACTAAACCAGTGAATGTATCATCCAAACGGGGCGCCATGAAAATGAAGAACAATCGCAAGTGGAAACATCAAAACAAGCGCAACTAATTAAGCAGCTCTTGCGAATTTCTGGAACTAGGGATTCGTAAAGTGAAAAACAAAGAATTACAAACAAATTAGAATGCGAAATGAATTTATACAGTAAAAAATACCTTTTTGGAGGAAGATTGAGGAACCGCCGTTGGTACAAACCGGGAGAGGTCTCCCATGTAATCATCATCTTCGTCGCCTCCAGCCATCAAAACTACCAAAGACTTCAAATTTTGATTACAGAGATGCTCGTATTTTCAAATTTGTATATCTATGCTTCTAAGAGGGAAATAGGGCAatatttaaaccctaaatccccAACTCAGGCCAAATACTATTACTCTCTATTTCTTGTAAAATATGATATGCCCTTGTTTATATTTGGAATTATAATTTTGTGTGTTGATTATATAATCAATTAATAGAGCTAAACTAGTTTTCAAGTAATTGttagttttaaaaaattcaaattaacaTCTTAGGTTCATATTTGCACTGCTCCAATTGTATCTCAAGAAACAAGCctccattttttaaaaatagaagaTCTCGTCTGCGATAACACAACGTCGAGTTGAAATGATTTTGATCCAATGCAGTAAGATCTTCATAATCTGCCAAAATTCTTCCCCTTCAACTAAGAAAGCTGCAACCAGAGAAAGGGACTTTTTCAACTTCTTTCCTTTCATTCAAGAGTTTGTAACCTCGTACGATCAAACAATCAAAACAAACGGGATTGTACCTTTGATCTCTCTTGGAAGGCACCAACGTCGGAGATTTGCAAAAACAACTCCTCCAAAGTCGAGAATATCTTATCCTTTTCGCAATGCAGTCCATCTTTGGCTGAGAAAACATGGATCCGATCCTTGACCTCGATCCAGCTCTGTCCGCGGAGTTTCTTGACGCCCTTCTCTCTCATCGAAGCTCTCAAACGGGCCACATCTTTCCAGTTGCCAGCAGAGGCATGTATGTTGCACAGCAAGGCATGAGCAGCAGAGTTGGAAGGATCAACCCTCAATATCTTCTCTGCAACGCGTCTTCCAACTTCAACGTTGCCACGGCTTTTACAGGCAGCCAGTAGAGTTTTCCATATCACTGCATCAGCTTCCAATCCAAGTTTATTTATGAAAGCTTCTGCATCATTGATACGACCAGCTCGAGCAAGAAGGTCAACAACGCACGAGATGTGCTCTCGTGTAGGGATCACACCGTGCTCGTGTTCCATCGATTTCAATAGCTGCATCCCCTCATCCACCAGTCCAACATGACTACAAGCAGTCAAAACTCCTACAAATGTAACCTGGTTAGGTTTTACGCCTCGTTTCTTCATTTCACTGAAGAGATTCAGAGCTTCTTCTCCCAAGCCAAACTGTGCGTATCCAACAACCAAACTACTCCACGACACAACATTCGGGTTGGGCATGCAGTCAAAGACCTTTCTAGCTCTTTCAAGCGATCCACACTTGACATACATATCGATCAATCCATTCATGACCACAATGTCAGAGTCGAGCCCATGCTTCACAGAGCAGCAGTTAACTTGATCCCCCATCTCTAATGTGGCGACTTTCCCACAAGCTCTGAGAACATTAGCCAAGATAACACAATCAGGTCTCCCGTGAAGTAGCAGCATTGTTCTAAATAAGGAGAAAACTTCTGCAGCCTGGTGCTGATGCATGCACATAGTGATTACAGCAGTCCAAGAGACAAGATCTGCACTGCCTTGAATATAATTGAACATTTTATATGCGTCCATATGTTCTGAGCAATTAGCATACATCGAAAGCAATGTAT
This window encodes:
- the LOC131001083 gene encoding squamosa promoter-binding-like protein 17, with the translated sequence MDKGSSSSSSSSSSAGPDSLNGLKFGKKIYFEGVGSGLQQPKTGAAPPLPPSPAKKGRTAAVQGAQPPRCQVEGCRVDLSDVKAYYSRHKVCGMHSKSPNVIVAGLEQRFCQQCSRFHQLSEFDQGKRSCRRRLAGHNERRRKPPAGSLLSPRYGSLSPSIFDRSKSGGFVMDFSTYPALNGRDLWPDTSSERVMGNQASITGKYQLPLHSSSQNPLSDLLQGTTPRPSYSGPGASSHGCFDGVPDSTNALSLLSTQSWGSRTRSTSLGASNFLGNNGAPPMVQPSINHHGAAIAFAYNQAHDGGLHEMPPDLGRGQTTHGASNEFIGELGLAQPNEGHFHELDHSRGYDTSLQHINWSL
- the LOC131001115 gene encoding uncharacterized protein LOC131001115, which translates into the protein MAGGDEDDDYMGDLSRFVPTAVPQSSSKKEPSSNLVVSKSSSSKKSKFQNWQEQRKLDRKRKQSEEDKQTLENAGSAIPQSNIGFKLLKQMGYTPGSALGKEGSGRAEPVSLEIRRGRAGIGTEDPEVAKMRRERAKYEMNKRKESELMEIFGSHQKERWKGRRVIVNFRKADATLAQLENREVVVEKKEENDEEKEGEEEEEEEEITEEDLLNILLKLRNEFKYCLFCGCQYDTMEALESECPGINEDDH